The following proteins come from a genomic window of Geomonas sp. RF6:
- a CDS encoding TonB-dependent receptor plug domain-containing protein, producing MPILILLATSFLSTLHAAPAECANDEETGQTTSVELSELSLEELMNVKVATVYGASRFQQNVSEAPSSVSIVTADEIKKFGYRTLADIINSQRGLFTTNDRNYTYIGARGVDRSGGYSNRILILVDGHRTNENVYGTAFVGHDFVLDVDLIERVEIIRGPGSSLYGDNAFFGVINVITRHDNSLQGVEVSGNAGSLESYQGRISYGKRFNDDFALSLSGTIYDSRGNRNLYYPEYDTPEQNNGVARNLDYERNYSFFSTATLKDFTLQGTFVKRTKGVPTASYGATFNDHRFHSVDYRGYLDLKYEHTFNEWETMARGYYDYYDYFEDIPFNAESGDVVLNRDSAENHWWGTEVKLSRTLWEKHRVIVGADFQSNTKQQLNNHDLDPYLLHLHADHPTWRWASYLQDEFTLLPNLILNAGVRYDYYNTFGSTVNPRAALIYEPFESTSLKAVYGEAFRAPNSYELYYDEPSSEQKGNLNLAPEKIRSTELIWEQTLGEHVRTTVTGYYNTITKMITQITDPADGYLVYNNSSSVTARGVEAEIEGKWKNGLLARGSYAFQVARDDATGVTLPDSPRHLGKINLIAPCYKDRLFTGVELQYLSKRKTLAGRSDKPHLLTNLTLFSRKLVEGVELSGSIYNLFDVRYGDPGSGEHLQDVIPQDGRLFRIKLTYQF from the coding sequence TTGCCCATACTCATCCTTCTTGCGACTTCTTTTCTTTCTACCTTGCACGCGGCGCCCGCTGAGTGTGCCAACGACGAGGAGACGGGCCAGACGACATCGGTAGAACTCTCGGAGCTGAGCCTTGAGGAACTGATGAATGTGAAGGTCGCCACCGTCTACGGCGCGTCGCGGTTCCAGCAGAACGTCAGCGAAGCCCCGTCATCGGTTAGCATAGTGACGGCCGACGAGATAAAAAAGTTCGGCTACCGAACTCTCGCCGACATCATCAACAGCCAGCGCGGACTGTTCACAACGAACGACAGGAACTACACCTACATCGGGGCCCGTGGCGTGGACCGCTCCGGCGGATACAGCAACCGCATCCTCATTCTCGTCGACGGCCACCGCACCAACGAAAATGTCTACGGCACCGCATTTGTCGGCCACGACTTCGTTCTCGATGTCGACCTCATCGAGCGCGTCGAGATCATCCGGGGACCCGGTTCCTCCCTCTACGGCGACAACGCCTTTTTCGGCGTCATCAATGTCATCACCAGGCACGACAACAGCCTTCAGGGGGTCGAGGTATCGGGCAACGCCGGCAGCCTGGAAAGCTACCAGGGACGGATCAGCTACGGCAAACGCTTCAATGATGACTTCGCCCTCTCCCTTTCGGGCACCATCTACGACAGCCGCGGGAACCGCAACCTCTACTACCCGGAGTACGACACGCCGGAGCAAAATAACGGAGTCGCACGAAACCTCGACTACGAGCGCAACTACAGCTTCTTTAGCACCGCTACCCTGAAGGACTTCACCCTCCAGGGAACCTTTGTGAAAAGAACGAAGGGAGTCCCTACCGCATCGTACGGCGCGACCTTCAATGATCACCGCTTCCATAGCGTCGACTACCGCGGATACCTCGACCTGAAGTACGAGCACACCTTCAACGAGTGGGAGACCATGGCGCGGGGGTACTACGACTACTACGACTACTTCGAGGACATCCCGTTCAACGCCGAGAGCGGCGATGTGGTGCTGAACCGGGACAGCGCCGAGAACCACTGGTGGGGCACCGAGGTGAAGCTCTCCCGCACGTTGTGGGAAAAGCACAGGGTCATCGTCGGCGCCGACTTCCAGAGCAACACGAAGCAGCAGTTGAACAACCACGACCTCGACCCGTACCTGCTCCATCTCCACGCGGATCATCCGACCTGGCGCTGGGCCTCGTACCTCCAGGACGAGTTCACCCTGCTGCCCAACCTCATTCTGAATGCCGGTGTCCGTTACGACTATTACAACACCTTCGGCAGCACGGTAAACCCGCGCGCCGCGCTTATCTATGAGCCGTTCGAGAGCACCAGCCTGAAGGCGGTTTATGGTGAGGCGTTCCGGGCGCCCAACAGCTACGAGCTCTACTATGACGAGCCGTCCTCGGAGCAGAAGGGAAATCTCAACCTCGCCCCGGAGAAGATCAGGAGTACCGAGCTCATCTGGGAGCAGACGCTGGGAGAACACGTCCGCACCACCGTCACCGGCTACTACAACACCATTACCAAGATGATCACCCAGATCACCGACCCCGCTGACGGCTACCTCGTGTACAACAATTCGAGCAGCGTCACGGCACGTGGAGTGGAGGCGGAAATAGAAGGAAAATGGAAGAACGGGCTTTTGGCGCGCGGGAGCTACGCGTTCCAGGTTGCTCGCGATGACGCGACGGGAGTCACCCTGCCAGACTCGCCACGGCACCTGGGGAAGATCAACCTGATCGCGCCCTGTTACAAGGACCGGCTCTTCACGGGAGTCGAGCTTCAGTACCTCAGCAAGCGGAAGACCTTGGCGGGGAGAAGCGACAAGCCGCACCTCCTGACAAACCTCACCCTCTTCAGCAGGAAGCTCGTCGAGGGGGTGGAGCTTTCAGGAAGCATCTACAACCTCTTTGACGTCCGCTACGGCGATCCGGGGTCGGGGGAGCACCTCCAGGATGTCATCCCTCAGGACGGCCGCCTTTTCCGCATCAAGCTGACGTACCAGTTTTAG
- a CDS encoding DUF4197 domain-containing protein — MKRFACAACVAALLASTAADAGFFGDLSRKVTGPLKKQATLDENIIAKGLKEALAIGTERAVKEVAKQDGYFGDALIKILLPPKMQQAADLLAKVGYQQQVDDLVLSMNRAAEKAAPKAAKYFGDAIRHMSVEDAKGILRGGDTAASQFFEKKTRSQLFEEFRPTVAESMKQVGVARAYQEMIGRYENIPFASLVGLPSLDLDTYVTNKALDGLFIKVSEEEKRIRKNPAARTTDLLRKVFGRL, encoded by the coding sequence GTGAAACGTTTCGCATGCGCTGCCTGCGTTGCTGCCCTCTTGGCGTCAACCGCTGCCGATGCCGGCTTCTTCGGCGATCTTTCGAGGAAGGTCACCGGGCCCCTCAAGAAGCAGGCGACCCTCGACGAGAACATCATCGCAAAGGGGTTGAAGGAGGCGCTCGCCATCGGTACGGAGCGGGCGGTGAAGGAGGTGGCGAAGCAGGATGGCTACTTCGGCGACGCCCTCATAAAGATCCTCCTGCCGCCAAAGATGCAGCAGGCGGCCGACCTGCTCGCGAAGGTGGGGTATCAGCAACAGGTCGACGACCTCGTTCTCTCCATGAACAGGGCAGCGGAAAAGGCGGCTCCGAAGGCGGCAAAATACTTCGGCGACGCGATCCGGCACATGAGCGTGGAGGATGCCAAGGGGATCCTTCGAGGCGGCGACACCGCCGCGAGCCAATTCTTTGAGAAGAAGACGCGGAGCCAGCTCTTCGAGGAGTTCAGGCCGACGGTGGCCGAAAGCATGAAGCAGGTGGGGGTGGCACGGGCCTACCAGGAGATGATAGGGAGGTATGAGAACATCCCCTTTGCCTCGCTGGTGGGACTGCCATCTCTCGATCTCGACACCTACGTCACGAACAAGGCGCTGGACGGACTCTTCATCAAGGTCAGCGAAGAAGAAAAGAGGATCAGGAAAAACCCGGCAGCGCGGACGACTGACCTACTGCGCAAGGTATTCGGAAGGCTTTAG
- a CDS encoding M6 family metalloprotease domain-containing protein, which produces MRKFITCCLQSALLLLLGTSLALAGPAMPTPTEVKQPDGAVLQIQIRGDEYQNWIELQPSGHTIIRNQKSGYWEYAEKSPDGTLKPSGIKAEPAGRNAPDFLPPRAKPQRNQELEKQLLEQRALERALSPAQTALKAPTTGTRKALVILVNFSNRSLVTTPGGWYGKIFDTTPGVKSLANFYHDNSYGAITVAPAAHTQSGNPPGIITATITDPHPNYGGDISYSADTAVANHALLQASSYIDFASYDTNGDHYLQPEELAIYFIYAGYEASGSWQTPSVWAHAWWGGSITAGTETVTYWALNGELNDRSVQHPMGVIVHEMGHALFSLIDLYDTSYTNEALGNFSTMAAGSWGADIGEDGGTTPTNLDAWSRNWLGWSQPVEPGGGGWINLQFADPSASSTSAYHLAHPSFSNSEYFLIENRRPSGWDRGLRGFLGADWAGGLLVLHVDDDVYSNQYVSGSHQKVVPVQASTSYCDMLAIGSYCRGHATTLFYKGNNDSWTQSTIPNSNYYNGTQSGFNLNGISVPQGIMTALYNRDAIPPTVTAFALPQSWDSLTVPITAFTAADNIRVAGFLLTETSVTPSTADGGWSSTPPASYTFGTPGLHTLYAWAKDEDGTVSSSRSATVRVTVVDSAAPIVTAFSVPATSSTLTVAITTLTATDDVGVTGYLVNESAAKPAAGAAGWSASAPGSYTFPSAGEKTLYAWAKDAAGNVSASRSATVTVGGGGLPAPWVTQDVGSVGLTGSAGYQNGVFTLRGAGADIWGSADGFRFVYQAMTGDGTITARVASLQNTNGYAKAGVMMRQSLTANSIHAMAALTPVYGAEFSVRTSTGGSTAVTGAGGVAAPYWVRLVRSGNTFTGYISPNGTTWRQVGSSTIAMGNTIYVGVVACSHSVYALTTATLDSVSVPGSDTTAPVVTAFSIPATSASLTIPITSLGATDNIGVSGYLVNESATKPAASAPAWSAAPPSSYTFASYGAKTLYAWAKDAAGNVSDSRSATVTVSGGDLPVPWAAQDVGSVGIAGSASYSSDTFTIRGAGGDIWGNADAFRFVYRTLDGDGQIVARVASLQNTNGYAKAGVMFRQSLAANSIHAMMVLTPGYGAEFSRRTATGGSTTVTGLGGMAAPYWVKLVRSGNTFTGYVSSNGTDWRQAGSSSITMGSSLYVGLAVCSHNTALLSQGTFDNVIAIGGTSPTVTITSPSNGAIFNAPATVPVSASATPGSAAAAISKVDFYAGSTLIGTATAGPYSVIWRNVAAGSYPLTAVATDSLGNRGNSAPVTITVSTLPAPWTTLDVGPVTIAGSASYASGTFTLKGSGIDIWGAGDAFRFVYKAMTGDGEIIARVASLQNTNSYAKSGVMMRETLATDSAHVTMDVTPGNGAEFLRRGIAGGTMVSSKKLGVTAPYWVRLVRSGNTFSGYVSSNGTTWELVGTSSISMKSTLYVGLVVCSHNTSALSTATIDGVLTSFAPPLSAF; this is translated from the coding sequence ATGAGAAAGTTCATTACCTGCTGTCTTCAATCTGCACTTCTCCTGCTTCTGGGAACGAGTCTGGCGCTTGCCGGGCCGGCGATGCCGACACCCACCGAAGTGAAGCAGCCGGACGGTGCCGTCCTGCAAATACAGATACGAGGGGACGAGTACCAGAACTGGATCGAACTGCAGCCGAGCGGGCATACCATCATCAGGAATCAGAAATCCGGCTACTGGGAGTACGCGGAAAAATCTCCGGACGGGACGCTGAAGCCGTCCGGGATAAAAGCGGAGCCGGCGGGGAGGAACGCCCCCGATTTCCTGCCGCCGCGGGCGAAACCGCAGAGAAACCAGGAGCTCGAAAAACAGCTACTGGAGCAAAGGGCGCTTGAAAGGGCGCTTTCGCCGGCTCAAACAGCGCTCAAGGCGCCAACGACGGGAACGCGGAAGGCTCTGGTCATCCTGGTCAATTTTTCCAACCGTTCCCTCGTCACCACCCCCGGCGGATGGTACGGGAAGATCTTCGACACGACGCCGGGAGTAAAGTCGCTGGCAAACTTCTACCACGACAACTCCTACGGGGCGATCACCGTCGCCCCCGCCGCCCATACCCAGTCTGGCAATCCTCCCGGCATTATCACCGCGACCATCACCGACCCCCACCCAAACTATGGAGGTGACATTTCCTACTCCGCCGACACGGCAGTCGCCAACCACGCCCTCCTGCAGGCTTCCTCCTATATAGATTTCGCCAGCTACGACACCAACGGCGACCACTATCTTCAACCGGAGGAACTGGCAATTTACTTCATTTACGCCGGGTACGAGGCATCGGGATCATGGCAGACGCCCAGTGTCTGGGCGCACGCCTGGTGGGGGGGGAGCATAACGGCGGGGACCGAGACGGTCACGTACTGGGCCCTGAACGGCGAGCTCAATGACCGCAGCGTGCAGCATCCGATGGGGGTCATAGTCCATGAGATGGGACACGCGCTTTTCAGTCTGATCGACCTGTACGACACCAGCTACACGAACGAGGCGCTCGGCAACTTTTCCACCATGGCCGCAGGCTCATGGGGAGCGGACATCGGTGAGGATGGCGGAACCACGCCGACCAACCTCGACGCCTGGAGCCGCAACTGGCTCGGGTGGTCCCAACCGGTCGAGCCCGGTGGGGGCGGATGGATCAATCTCCAGTTCGCCGATCCTTCGGCGTCGTCGACCTCTGCCTACCACCTGGCCCACCCCTCCTTCTCAAACTCCGAATACTTCCTCATCGAGAACAGGCGGCCGTCCGGCTGGGACAGGGGACTCCGGGGATTCCTCGGCGCTGACTGGGCCGGCGGGTTGCTGGTTCTGCACGTCGACGACGATGTCTACTCGAACCAGTACGTTTCCGGGTCACACCAGAAGGTCGTCCCGGTGCAGGCGAGTACCTCGTACTGCGACATGCTGGCGATCGGGTCCTACTGCCGCGGGCATGCCACCACCCTCTTCTACAAGGGGAATAACGACAGCTGGACCCAGAGCACAATTCCAAACTCGAACTACTACAACGGCACGCAATCCGGATTCAACCTCAACGGGATCTCCGTTCCGCAGGGCATCATGACGGCGCTGTACAACCGTGACGCCATCCCTCCGACCGTCACCGCTTTTGCCCTGCCACAGTCATGGGATTCGCTCACCGTGCCGATAACCGCTTTCACCGCCGCGGACAACATCCGCGTCGCCGGCTTTCTGCTGACCGAGACCTCGGTCACCCCGTCGACCGCTGATGGCGGCTGGAGCAGCACCCCGCCTGCCAGCTACACCTTCGGCACCCCCGGCCTCCATACCCTCTATGCCTGGGCAAAGGATGAGGATGGAACCGTTTCCAGCAGCCGTTCGGCGACGGTGCGCGTCACTGTTGTCGACAGTGCGGCGCCGATCGTTACGGCATTCAGCGTGCCTGCGACCTCTTCCACGCTGACCGTTGCGATTACCACGCTGACTGCAACTGATGACGTCGGTGTAACGGGATACCTGGTGAACGAGAGCGCCGCGAAGCCGGCGGCAGGCGCCGCGGGATGGAGCGCCAGCGCGCCGGGGAGCTACACCTTCCCCTCGGCGGGGGAAAAGACCCTGTACGCCTGGGCGAAGGACGCGGCGGGGAACGTCTCGGCCAGCCGCTCTGCCACCGTTACAGTGGGGGGGGGTGGGCTACCGGCTCCATGGGTAACGCAGGACGTCGGAAGCGTCGGCCTTACCGGAAGCGCGGGGTACCAGAACGGAGTCTTCACCCTCAGAGGGGCGGGCGCCGATATCTGGGGGAGCGCCGACGGGTTCCGCTTCGTCTACCAGGCGATGACGGGGGACGGCACGATCACGGCGCGGGTCGCTTCCCTGCAGAACACCAACGGGTACGCCAAGGCCGGTGTCATGATGCGCCAGTCGCTGACGGCGAATTCCATCCACGCCATGGCCGCCCTCACCCCGGTATACGGTGCGGAGTTCTCGGTCCGCACCAGCACGGGGGGTTCAACGGCGGTGACCGGGGCCGGCGGTGTCGCGGCGCCGTACTGGGTCAGGCTGGTACGCAGCGGCAACACCTTCACCGGCTACATTTCACCCAACGGGACGACATGGCGGCAGGTCGGCAGCAGCACCATCGCCATGGGGAACACCATCTACGTGGGGGTCGTCGCATGCAGCCACAGCGTCTATGCACTCACCACCGCGACGCTCGACAGCGTTAGCGTCCCCGGTTCCGACACCACTGCGCCGGTTGTGACGGCATTCTCCATTCCGGCCACGTCGGCGTCTCTCACCATCCCGATTACCTCCCTTGGCGCAACCGACAACATCGGTGTCAGCGGGTACCTGGTGAACGAAAGCGCAACCAAACCCGCAGCGTCCGCCCCGGCTTGGAGTGCGGCTCCTCCCTCCAGTTACACCTTCGCAAGCTATGGCGCCAAGACGCTCTATGCCTGGGCCAAGGATGCGGCAGGGAACGTCTCCGACAGCCGCTCCGCCACGGTGACGGTAAGTGGCGGGGATCTCCCCGTACCGTGGGCTGCCCAGGACGTTGGCAGCGTCGGCATCGCCGGGAGCGCGAGCTACTCCAGCGACACCTTCACCATCAGGGGCGCCGGAGGGGACATCTGGGGGAACGCCGACGCCTTCCGCTTCGTGTACCGGACCCTCGACGGCGACGGACAGATCGTCGCCCGCGTCGCCTCGCTGCAGAACACCAACGGCTACGCCAAGGCCGGCGTCATGTTCCGCCAGAGCCTTGCCGCCAACTCCATCCACGCCATGATGGTGCTGACTCCCGGGTACGGGGCGGAGTTCTCCCGGCGCACCGCCACCGGCGGCTCGACGACCGTCACCGGGCTCGGCGGGATGGCCGCTCCTTACTGGGTGAAACTGGTGCGCAGCGGCAACACCTTCACGGGGTACGTCTCCTCCAACGGCACCGACTGGCGACAGGCCGGCAGCAGCAGTATCACCATGGGAAGCTCCCTCTATGTGGGGCTTGCCGTGTGCAGCCACAATACCGCCCTTCTCTCCCAAGGGACTTTCGACAACGTCATCGCTATCGGCGGCACCTCCCCCACGGTCACCATTACCTCGCCGTCCAATGGCGCAATCTTCAACGCACCCGCCACAGTACCGGTTTCGGCGAGCGCGACTCCGGGGAGCGCAGCGGCGGCGATCAGCAAGGTCGATTTCTACGCCGGGAGCACCCTCATCGGCACCGCCACCGCGGGCCCCTACAGCGTCATCTGGAGGAACGTGGCTGCAGGAAGCTACCCCCTCACCGCCGTAGCCACCGACTCACTCGGCAACAGGGGGAACTCTGCTCCAGTGACGATCACGGTCAGCACCCTCCCTGCTCCCTGGACCACCCTTGACGTCGGCCCCGTCACCATCGCTGGGAGCGCCAGCTATGCCAGCGGCACCTTTACGCTGAAGGGGTCCGGCATCGACATATGGGGGGCGGGGGACGCCTTCCGCTTTGTGTACAAGGCCATGACCGGCGACGGCGAGATCATTGCGCGGGTAGCGTCGCTGCAAAACACCAACAGCTACGCGAAGAGCGGGGTGATGATGCGTGAGACTCTGGCCACAGACTCGGCGCACGTCACCATGGACGTCACCCCCGGAAACGGGGCGGAATTCCTGCGCCGCGGCATCGCGGGGGGGACGATGGTCTCCAGCAAGAAGCTCGGGGTGACCGCGCCGTACTGGGTAAGACTTGTTCGCAGCGGCAACACCTTCAGCGGCTACGTCTCCTCCAACGGGACGACGTGGGAACTGGTAGGGACGAGCAGCATCAGCATGAAAAGCACGCTGTACGTCGGACTGGTGGTCTGCAGCCACAACACCTCGGCCCTTTCCACCGCGACGATCGACGGCGTGCTCACCTCCTTCGCACCGCCGCTCAGTGCTTTCTGA